The Bacteroidota bacterium DNA segment AATTTCTTTTTGATTCAGCCCACTTTTTACCTAACGTGCCGGAAGGACATAAGTGTAAAGAAATTCATGGCCATACTTATCGTATGGTGTTACATATAGAAGGTCCTCTGGTTAAACATTTGGAATGGGTAATGGATTTTGCAGAATTAAAAAAGGTAGTGGAGCCTGTGGTGAATAAAGTTGACCATCAATTAATGAATAATATACCGGGTTTGGAAAATCCTACTTGTGAAAATATTGCCATCTGGCTTTGGAATAAAATTAAACCAGAAATCCCTTCACTCATAAAAATTGAATTACACGAAACACCAAGTTCAGGAGTGATTTATGAAGGTAAATAACGCTTATCATACTTTTGAACTATTAAGTTTAATTTGGGTTTAAATAACATTCAATTAAAAACAGTTAACTCTTTTATAATCAATTACCAAAAAGACAAATAAAACAGAATTATTAAGAAAAAATCTCAGCAATTATTAAACACAATCTGATTTTTTCATTATCTTAGTTTTTCCTTTAATTCCTGTTATTGGATTATTTATCTCCTGAAACAAATCATTTATATTTTATTGAATTTTTTAAAAAAGTAATTATGAAGAATATTATTATTAACAGACTTGATTATGCCCGAATAACAAAGTGTATTAAGGACGCAAAAAACTTTAGATCCATTAATAACAAAGAGGCAGAACTATTATTACAAGAATTAAAATCCGCAAAGATTGTGGAACCGGAAGCCATTCCTTCCAATGTGGTAACCATGAATTCTATTGTTAAAATAAGTTTTACCAATACAAAAAAGCATATTCAATTTCAAATTGTATATCCCGATCAATCCAATATAAAAGAGAACAAAATATCTATCTTCTCACCTATTGCGACTGCTTTAATCGGGTATAAAGTAAATGACGAAATTGAATGGATAGTACCTGCCGGACTTACAAAAATTAAAATTGAGGAAATTATATACCAACCCGAAGCAACAGGCGACTATGATTTATAAAAGTTTGAAACATGCTGGATTTGTTGCTGTAATCTTGTTAGCTATTTCATGCAATGGACAAACGAATAGCGGCAATAAACAAATACCGCAATCCTATTTAAATATTATTAAACAACAATGTGCCAATCCCGATATTATAGAAGTGGAGCGGAAAGAGGAAGGCATTTATGAAGTTGATTTTATTTGTGATGGTAAAGTTTTCGAGATTGTGATGAAAGAAAATACGCTTTTATATACTTCGTTTGGGGTATCACAAGAGGAAGTTCCATTTGAAATAATTAATAAAAAACTGCTGAAGAGCTATCCCGGATTTGTATTGGACGAAATTTCAAAAATTATAACGCCTGATACTTCATTTTTAAAAGTTGAAATTATTAAAGAAGGTATTGAACAGAACGTTTATTTTTCTTTAGATGGCAAGTGGTTAAAACTAAAGCCGGTGGATGTTTCTCAAAAATGGGATTTTCAAAACATCACACAAAATAAAATGTATGTGGATGCGCAATATAATTTTTTAAATCCGGATTCCGTGTATGAAATGCCTGAGTTATTGCGTGAAATATCGGGATTAGCTATCGCAGATTCTGCAAATATTTATTGTGTACAAGACGAACTCGGTTCTATTTTTCAGTACAATATTCAAAGGCAAGAAATTGTAAACAGTTTTCGATTTACAGATGTCGGTGATTTTGAAGATATCACGATATTTGAAAATGTATTAATAGTATTAAGAAGCGATGGACATATATTTAAATATGATTTAGATAATCATTCGAATATTACTTCATTACCGCTGCCTGTTAAAACTTTAAATGTTGAAGGCATTTGCTATAACAACGGATATTTATATCTTGCAAATAAAGATGCAGTAATAAATCAATCCAACGATAAAAGAATTATCTATCGTGCAGAAATGCATAATCTTTCAAAATTAGAATCGTATTTAGAAATTGATATTCCTGAATTATCGAATTTTCTTACTTCGCATTATCCTGAAATTGGAAATACTACAATTCAATTTAATCCTTCAGCAATTGCTATTCATCCAAAAACAAATGAAATTTATATCCTCTCCGCAGAGGATAGAATAATTGCTATTTATAATAAACAGAAATTAAAAAATGTAATCCCATTGTCTTCCGATATTTATTATAAACCTGAGGGTTTGAGTTTTTATGAAAACGGAGACCTTTTAATTTCTTCAGAAGGTGATAAAAACGGATTTGTAAAAGGAAGTATTAATGTGTTGAAATACAAAAAATCAGAACCCTGATATTACAGAATTCTTAATCTTTAAAAAATTGCAGAATTAGTTGTTGATATGCATACACGTCAACTGGTTTTGTTTTAATTATTTGAGTTAGAATTTTTAACTTATTTGAATCCATAATTTGAAACGCATTTGCCCATAATGCCACTTCTTTCAATACCAGATTTTCATTTGTGTTTAAGGTTTCATTATAGTTAGTATTACTTAAAAATAAATTGGAAGAACCTATCTCCGCCTGCTCTCTATCACCCTTATATTCTCGCTGAATCATTTGTCGAACTTTTGTAGTAATATCACCAATACTCACCGGGATTTTTTTGCCGAGATTAAGTGCAATATTACTTTCCGTAAATTTCAATAATATACGTTTACTTGTGCGATATTTTTTTGATGCAGATATTTTTTTGTATTCAATATTTGCAATCATATTTATTTCTTTATTTAATGGTTTGAATCCATAGCGATAATAAAACCAAAATGCTGCGGAGTCAATTCCTTCCGGATTATCCAAGCCATATTGAAATGCTTCTACAAGAAAATAATTAATTTGAAATACTTGTCGGAATACACGCAACAACTGACAAAACATATAACCCGATTCTCCACCACGAAATGCATCGAAAATATTTATTCCAAAATCAGCACGCTCGCCAAAAACCCAGGCACCACCATACGCTACAGGAAATTCATTTTTAAATAATGTATATCCCACATAGGATTCTAAAGGCAATTGTCGCTCGGAAATCATACCATAAATTGCAACAGATAACCCTCTCTCCAATTCATAAAACTGCAATGAATTTTCATCCATATAAGTAACGGTATCTGTTTCTCTGGCAGTTACAGCCATAGCATTATTAATTACAAATAAGAGATCATTTTTTTCTTTTTGATTTAATGTGTTAGCAGCTACGTTTCTATTTAATAATTCAATATGATCGAATTTTTTAATTATCTCCGAATGATAATATACTTCTTGTTTCGCAATGCGGTTATAGATTTTTGAAAACTCTTTCTTTCGGGGAATTAACTTCACATAAATCTCCAAACCATCATATAAAAAGTCTTTTACAAAAGTTTGGTTTTTTACTCGGTTCAATTCATTTAGTATAAAAGGAAGTCGCTTTTTTTCATTTACTAAAAGTGCATCCATCAAATCAAAATTTGAATAGCCGGAAGTTGTAATACTCCTTTCCATAGGAGGCAATGTGAGATACAAAATATCATTTAAATCAAACTTGGTATTCTCTATTGAACTAAGTTGTACTTCACAACCCGGATGGGTAGAAAGCAAGGAAACAAACGTATGTGAGAAGCAACCTAAATATTCAGTAAAAGGAAGGCCGGAATTTACATATTGCACTTTTGACTTACTCTGCGCAGATTTTAATGTTGTTGTAATTCTTTTCAACTCACTTTCAGCAATCAACTTCACTTTTTTATTATTTGGAAAAGCACATATAAAAAGTAATGCATTTACATACTCGTTCAATATACTATTACACACAATCTTTCTCTTGGACAGTAATTCTAAAAGCGTAATTTTCTGTGTATTGCTTTCCTCATCAAATCGATTAACGAGAGATTTTAGTGAATTAATATTGCTTTCAAATCCAGATCGCATTATACTTTAGTTATAGTTTTTAAAATTGAATGAAACACATTTAAGCTTCAAAAATAATTAAGTTGAATGATAGGTGAGTATGAATATAAATCAATCTGTAAATTCAAAAGTTTATAATTATCCAAATAAGAAAATTTAAGTAATCACTTTTATGTATTTTTAAAAATTCATTTTACTTAGCAACTTAATACCGATGCGATTTTCAATAAATAACACTTGTAAACCACCACAGTTTTCAACTGTAATATTCATTTTAACTTTTGTAGTATGGATGTCTTCAAGTGCTTGTGAAAAAACTGGTACTAAGAAGGAAATTACTCAGGAAATCACTTCACAAAATGTACTTTCCTCCTGGAATGATACACCCACAAAAAATGCCATTATCAAATTTGTTTCAAAAACTACTGACTCAACAAATCAATCTTTTATTCCCATTGCAGATCGTATTGCATGTTTTGATAATGATGGAACGCTATGGGCTGAACAACCAATATATTTTCAACTTGCGTTTGCAATTGATCGAATAAAAGCATTGGCTCCCAGTCATCCTGAATGGAAAAATCAGGAACCCTATAAATCAATTCTTGAAGGAAATATTTCAAATGTATTGGCGGGTGGTGAACATGCCTTATTAGAAATTATAATGGCTACTCATGCAAATATCAGCACCGACAGTTTTAGCTTAGTTGTAAAAAATTGGATTGACACTGCCTCCAATCCAGCTACGGGAAAACACTATAAGGATATGATTTATTTACCCATGCTAGAGTTATTAAATTATTTGCGTGCAAACAATTTCAAAACATTTATTGTATCTGGTGGTGGTGTTGATTTTATGAGAGTGTTTGCAGAAACCTTGTATGGCATTCCTCCTTATCAGGTTATCGGATCTTCGGGAAAAACACAATATATTATAAAAGATGATGTGCCTACAATACAAAAATTACCAGAATTAAATTTTATTGATGATGGTGCCGGAAAACCAATTGGTATTTATCAATACATAGGTAAACGACCTGTGTTTGCCAGCGGTAATTCTGATGGTGATTATCAAATGTTGCAATGGACAAGTGCGGGTGATAAACCGAATATGTGTTTGCTGGTACATCACACGGATTCTATTCGTGAATTTGCTTATGATAGAAATTCAGCTATTGGTAAATTAAATAAAGGATTAGATGATGCCGAAAAATATAATTGGATAATAGTGGATATACAAAAAGATTGGAAGCAAGTGTTTAAGAATTAATCCTTAACATTCAATTAATCATCATCTTCTTTTTCTGAATCATTATTTGTAAGATCATGCACAAGACCATTTGCAAATAATCGCCAATCGAATTTCTTGTCACCTTGTGTTCCTTTAATAATATTAAAAAACAACAAGCTGGCTATTCCTTTAATGATAGTACTTGGTCCTTTTTTGAAACTGCTATCTTGCGTGATTGATTTAAACCCCAATTTTAGAGTATCCATTAGGCTTCTTCCATCAGTAATTTTTTCTTTAGCACTATCAAATACTTCTCTGATTATATTGATAGGCTTAAGCGACTCCTGTAATTCGGATATAGAATCTTTGATGTTATCCTCATACCCTTCCTTTAATGCTCTCAGTCTGGCAAATTCCACCTGGACGTCATCGGCAGTTTGAATTGTGTTTCTCATTCTTCGTTATTATAAATCTGATTAGCAAAAGTTTTCAAAAATATTTTCTTCAACCATGAAGTGCGTATGAACAATGCAATTAATCCAATTAATACATATCCAGCCGCCACATAAGCAAACCCTTTAAAAGTATCTCCAGATTTTGACCCAATATAAAATGCAAGTGCTATACTGCCGAAAAAAATCCCGATTAACATAAATATTATAAATACCAACTTACCCAATATTGAACCGACTAACTTAGAAAGTTGAACCGTAAATGTCAGCATCAGAATATCGTATTGCGTTTGAATCAGGTCCTTTACTGAATCAAATAATTCTGCTATTATTTCTTTAGTGTCTTTCATTTTTATCTTAAAAATTGAGGTCAAATATAAGCTAAACCTTTAAAAATAATTATAGAACAATTTTAATAAAATTTAGTTGACAGCCGGACTTTCTGATGCGTTTTCTTACCTTTAAAATGGCATAAAATTATTTAACAACCCTAAACCCATCTTAATGGAACTATCTACCCAGATTGCCTATCTGTTTTTATTAGCAATTCCAATTGCTTGTATTGCTTGGACAATAACCCATGAAGAAATTACCAGAGAGCCAAGAGAATACTGTCTCAAAAAATCTAAAAACAGTAAAAGTATTTTAAAATGTAAATTCTTTTATCTGTTCACTTGCGAATATTGCTTCAGTCATTATGTAACTATTTTTTTTTTATTACTTACCCAATTTAAATTATTATATCCGGACTGGAGAGGGTATATAATCAGTGGATTTTCTTTAGTATGGGTAGCAAATATTTATATGAGTGCATTTCAACTTTTGCGTGTAGATATGAAAAAAGAAAAAATGGAAGCCGATATTGAAGAAATTAAGTTGAAAGAAATTAAAGAAAACAAATGAAGTTATCTAAGCTCCCCCATCATAAAACAGTTTTAACTTCTTCTTATTCTTGTTGTATTTATACCATTGTTTTATTAATACACTCAACTCATTAGTGATATGCATCTTTCACTTTGTAAATTCCATTCTGTTATTTCCACTCAACTAATATTATTAAACCAAAGTATTGTATCAATTACAATTTTAAATAATACAAGAGCTGTTAAATGTGTAAATAATCTGCTCGTTAAAAATCATCCCATAAAATAAAAAAATCATGCGTCAACTTGCTGCCATTATGTTTGCTGATATTGCCGGGTTCACTGCATTAATGCAGGAAGACGAAACATTAGCATTAGAGCTCCGCAATAAACTGAAAACCAAACTTGAAACAGAAATTGCAATTCATGGTGGGAGAGTAATTAAATATAGTGGTGATGGCGCCCTATGTAGTTTCGATAGCGCAATAGAATCTGTTCGAGTTGCAATTGCTGTTCAACTTGAGATGCAAAGAAAACCAGTGGTTCCACTGAGGATTGGTATTCATCAGGCAGATGTAATTTTTGATGAGGGTGATGTGCATGGTGATGGTGTAAATATTGCATCCCGACTTGAGTCCTTTGCAATCAACGGCAGCATTTTTATTTCTGCTAAAGTGCAGGATGATATTAAAAATCAAAAGGATATTGAAACGGTTTCGCTTGGAAAATACACCTTAAAAAATGTGATTGAACCAATAGAAATATTTGCAATAAGTAATAGTGGATTGCAAGTCCCACTAAATAAAAAATTAGAGGGCAAAGGTTTAAAATTTGTAAGCAAACAATTCTCTATTAAAAAAAATACTTTGTTTATAAGGGTGATTGCAATCTTATTAATTCTCGCCCTTGCATATTATTTTATCGTCCCTCCTATTCTTAAAAAACAATATGCTAAAAACACATTAATTCCTAAAATTCAGAAATTGGTTGAGGAAAATTTCAGACCACCAACTGAAGCGTATGACCTAGCGATAGAAGCTAATAAATATATTCCCAAAGATTCTGTTTTAAACAAATTACTTGAACAAGTTGCCAGCACTTTCACTATAGTTACTGAACCAGAAGGTGTAGAAGTTTTTTGGAAAGATTATGAAAAATTGGATGCGCCTTGGCGATCAGCCGGTGTAACACCAATCGTTGATGCAAGATTCTCTCGCAGCTATTTGCGCATGGAGTTTCGTAAGGAAGGATATCAAACTATTGAATATGCAGGACCCGGTGCTTATTGGCGCTTAGGTCCGGATATAGATACGCTTAAGATGGACGCAATGAACGAGCTACCTGAAAACATGGTGCGCATTCCACAAAATTTATCTTATTTATTTCTTGTTGGTTTGGAACAACATGGTGGTAAAATAGTTGATGAATTTCTGATGGATAAATTTGAAGTAACTAACAAGCAATACAAAGAATTTATGGATGCCGGTGGTTACAACAACTCTGCATTTTGGAACTATCCAATTATTTCCGGAGGTAAAATAATTTCGCTTGATGAAGCCAAATTATTATTTATAGATAGGACTTCAAGAGCCGGACCTTCAACTTGGGAAGCAGGCAGCTATATTGATGGTACGGAGAATCAACCCGTCTCTGGTATTTCATGGTACGAAGCAGCGGCGTATGCAAAATATGCAGGCAAGCAATTACCTACAATTTATCATTGGGGTTTAGTTGCAGAAACTTCGAGAACAGAAATGATTGTACCACTCAGCAATTTAGGAGGAAAATCAATAGTAGATGTTGGAAGCAAACCCGGTTATTGTTCTTTTGGTATTTATGATCTGGCAGGTAATGTGCGTGAATGGTGTTTTAATTCGAGTAATAATGATGAGTATAAATATATTTTAGGTGGTGGCTTTAATGATCCTACTTATGCATTTAACGACAGCTATGTACAACAAGCAATTGATAGAAGTCCCACTAATGGATTTCGGTGTATGCAAACATTACCTGATGATACGACATTAGCAATATTAGATAAGGACGTGCCCATGGCCTTTAGAAATTTTAAAGAAGAAAAGCCGGTTGATGATGCAACTTTTAATATTTTTCTACGACAATTTGTGTATGACAAAAATCCATTGAATGCTACAATTGATTCTGTAATTGAAAGTGAATTTTGGACTGCCGAAAAAATATCTTTTGATGCGGGATATAATAATGAGCGAATGCAAGCTTATCTCTATATTCCAAAAAATATGAAAGGTCCATATCAGACGATACTGTTTTTTCCCGGATCGGGTGATTTGTTTTCAAGAAAATATGATCCTCAAACTATTTATCGTATTGATTTCATATTAAAAAGTGGAAGAGCTATTATGCGTCCGATATACAAAGGAACACATGAGCGTTTTAGTGAAATTAAATCTGATTTACCGGCTGAAACTGCTTTATATAAAGATCATGTAAGCATGTGGTGTAAGGAAGTATCAAGATGCATTGACTATTTAGAAACAAGAAAGGATATTCAATCAAATAAAATTGGATATTTGGGATGGAGTTGGGGTGGATTTTTGGGAGGTATAATTCCAGCAGTTGAAAAGCGCATTTCTTGTTTAGTACTCAATGTTGGAGGAATGTGTATGACAAAAGCATTTCCCGAATCCGACCAAATCAATTATTTGCCAAGAATTACACAACCAACACTAATGCTCAATGGAAAATATGATATGTATTTTCCTGTGGAAACTTCTCAAAAACCAATGTTTAATTTTTTAGGAACGCCGTCGAATGATAAAAAACTCATAATTTATGAATCAGGACATTTAGTGCCAAGAGCAGAATTTCTGAAAGAGTCTTTATTTTGGTATGATAAATATTTGGGGCAAACACAGTAATTATAAATTCAATATATATTTTAAAAAAGAATTGAAATGATATTGAAAATATTATTTAAACCATAGATTTAATAAAGAGTTACCATAAACGAAAACTTTTTCTGATAGAATTAAGAGGAATGAAGAAAATTAATTACAATAAATGAAACTGATAAAAAAAATAAAAGAAGAAGTTACCGAAGCATACGACACCTGGTTAAATAGTTATTTAAATGGTGATGTTAAAACATATAATTCGTACTTAGATGATGCCTACCATTTTATCGGCTCAACCAACAATGAAGAATTTTTAAATCGGAAGGACACAACTATTTTTTTTAAAGCCACTGCCGATCAACTTGCTGGGAAAACGGATATAAAAAATAAGACTCGCATAATTGAAATTTT contains these protein-coding regions:
- the queD gene encoding 6-carboxytetrahydropterin synthase QueD — translated: MQIFKQFLFDSAHFLPNVPEGHKCKEIHGHTYRMVLHIEGPLVKHLEWVMDFAELKKVVEPVVNKVDHQLMNNIPGLENPTCENIAIWLWNKIKPEIPSLIKIELHETPSSGVIYEGK
- the rnk gene encoding nucleoside diphosphate kinase regulator; protein product: MKNIIINRLDYARITKCIKDAKNFRSINNKEAELLLQELKSAKIVEPEAIPSNVVTMNSIVKISFTNTKKHIQFQIVYPDQSNIKENKISIFSPIATALIGYKVNDEIEWIVPAGLTKIKIEEIIYQPEATGDYDL
- a CDS encoding haloacid dehalogenase-like hydrolase codes for the protein MSSSACEKTGTKKEITQEITSQNVLSSWNDTPTKNAIIKFVSKTTDSTNQSFIPIADRIACFDNDGTLWAEQPIYFQLAFAIDRIKALAPSHPEWKNQEPYKSILEGNISNVLAGGEHALLEIIMATHANISTDSFSLVVKNWIDTASNPATGKHYKDMIYLPMLELLNYLRANNFKTFIVSGGGVDFMRVFAETLYGIPPYQVIGSSGKTQYIIKDDVPTIQKLPELNFIDDGAGKPIGIYQYIGKRPVFASGNSDGDYQMLQWTSAGDKPNMCLLVHHTDSIREFAYDRNSAIGKLNKGLDDAEKYNWIIVDIQKDWKQVFKN
- a CDS encoding SUMF1/EgtB/PvdO family nonheme iron enzyme, with the translated sequence MRQLAAIMFADIAGFTALMQEDETLALELRNKLKTKLETEIAIHGGRVIKYSGDGALCSFDSAIESVRVAIAVQLEMQRKPVVPLRIGIHQADVIFDEGDVHGDGVNIASRLESFAINGSIFISAKVQDDIKNQKDIETVSLGKYTLKNVIEPIEIFAISNSGLQVPLNKKLEGKGLKFVSKQFSIKKNTLFIRVIAILLILALAYYFIVPPILKKQYAKNTLIPKIQKLVEENFRPPTEAYDLAIEANKYIPKDSVLNKLLEQVASTFTIVTEPEGVEVFWKDYEKLDAPWRSAGVTPIVDARFSRSYLRMEFRKEGYQTIEYAGPGAYWRLGPDIDTLKMDAMNELPENMVRIPQNLSYLFLVGLEQHGGKIVDEFLMDKFEVTNKQYKEFMDAGGYNNSAFWNYPIISGGKIISLDEAKLLFIDRTSRAGPSTWEAGSYIDGTENQPVSGISWYEAAAYAKYAGKQLPTIYHWGLVAETSRTEMIVPLSNLGGKSIVDVGSKPGYCSFGIYDLAGNVREWCFNSSNNDEYKYILGGGFNDPTYAFNDSYVQQAIDRSPTNGFRCMQTLPDDTTLAILDKDVPMAFRNFKEEKPVDDATFNIFLRQFVYDKNPLNATIDSVIESEFWTAEKISFDAGYNNERMQAYLYIPKNMKGPYQTILFFPGSGDLFSRKYDPQTIYRIDFILKSGRAIMRPIYKGTHERFSEIKSDLPAETALYKDHVSMWCKEVSRCIDYLETRKDIQSNKIGYLGWSWGGFLGGIIPAVEKRISCLVLNVGGMCMTKAFPESDQINYLPRITQPTLMLNGKYDMYFPVETSQKPMFNFLGTPSNDKKLIIYESGHLVPRAEFLKESLFWYDKYLGQTQ